Proteins from a single region of Streptococcus oralis:
- a CDS encoding SGNH/GDSL hydrolase family protein: MAVQLLENWLLKEQAKIQTKYRELNQVSVLEPDIIFIGDSIVEYYPLQELLGTAKTIVNRGIRGYQTGLLLDNLDAHLYGDAVDQIVLLIGTNDIGKDIPMNDALDNLERVIQSIARDYPLSQIKLLSILPVNEGEKYKQTVYIRTNEKIREWNQAYEALVSAYMQVDFLPIYDSLTDAEGQLKSAYTTDGLHLSVAGYQALSDALKTYLF, encoded by the coding sequence GTGGCAGTACAGTTATTAGAAAATTGGCTCTTAAAGGAGCAGGCAAAGATTCAAACCAAGTATCGTGAATTGAATCAAGTATCTGTTCTAGAGCCAGATATCATCTTTATTGGTGATTCGATTGTAGAATACTACCCTTTGCAAGAGTTACTCGGGACTGCCAAGACGATTGTTAATCGAGGCATTCGAGGTTACCAGACGGGGCTTCTACTAGACAATCTTGATGCACATCTGTATGGTGATGCTGTGGATCAAATTGTTCTCTTAATTGGGACAAATGATATTGGAAAAGATATTCCCATGAATGATGCTTTGGATAATCTTGAGCGTGTAATCCAATCGATTGCCCGAGATTATCCGCTGTCACAAATAAAGCTCCTTTCCATTTTGCCAGTCAATGAGGGAGAGAAATACAAGCAGACTGTTTATATCCGAACCAATGAAAAGATTAGAGAATGGAATCAAGCCTATGAGGCTCTAGTATCAGCCTATATGCAAGTAGATTTTCTACCAATTTATGATAGTTTGACTGATGCAGAGGGACAACTTAAATCAGCCTATACAACGGATGGTCTCCATCTAAGTGTAGCCGGTTATCAAGCATTATCAGATGCTTTGAAAACGTATCTGTTCTAA